The Ignavibacteriales bacterium sequence TCAAAATTGAGCGGCGGAAGAATTGAAGGAAATCTTTTAGCCAGCATCGTTTTGCCTGAACCAGGCGGTCCAATCATTAAAATATTATGTCCGCCGGCTGCGGCAATTTCAAGAGCGCGTTTAACATTCTCTTGACCTTTGACATCTGAGAAATCCAGCATATAAGTATTTACTTGAGAAAATATTTCATCTTTGTTCGTATAAACAGGATCAAATTTTGCTTCTTCATTTAAGAATTGAATTACTTCCGTCAGATTTAGCAAACCATAAACTTCTATTCCATCAACTATAGATGCTTCTTTCACAGATTCTGCAGGAAGAATTATCTTTTTAATACCGAGTCTTCTTGCTTCAACAGTAATTGGCAGTGCACCTTTTATTTTACGAAGAGATCCATCAAGTGAAAGTTCTCCTAGAATAAAAGTTTGATTGAGTAAATCCGGATTAATTATTTCTGTTGCGGCAAGAATTCCAACCGCGATTGGTAAGTCGAATGAACTGCCTTCTTTCTTAATATCTGCAGGGGCTAAGTTGATCGTAATTTTTTTAAGTGGAAATTCAATACCGGAATTTTTAATAGCTGCAAGCACTCTTTCCTTGCTCTCTTTTACCGCGTTATCTGGCAAGCCTACAATCGTAATAGACGGAAGTTGTTTCTCATAATGAGTTTCAACTTCTACCAGATAAGCGTCAATACCAAATGTAGCACCGGAGAGGATCTTAGAAAACATATGCTTTCCCCGATTTTGAATTTAAACTAACAAAAAAATATAAAATATAAAACCCCGGCGTTTGACCAGGGTTTTATAATAAGAATAAAATATTTTTTAAGAATATACCAAACTGCATTTTATCTCAACTTCATTTTAATTTTTCTCCGCTGCATTTTGTGCCAAAGCAGCCAATCCACCCACAGCTCCGAGATTCATCGATTCTAAAGCAGAGCTAGGAACAATAATTAATGATCCTTTTTCTTTAAGTCCTTCAAACAACATGTTCATTCCTCTTAGCTGCAATGCAACGGGATTGTTTTTGTAATTCTCGCTCGCCTTAGCAAATTTTTCTGCGATCTCTGTTTCCGCTGTTCCTAATATTACTCTTGCCTGTCTCTCTCTTTCCGCTTGTGCTTGTTTACTCATTGCATTAGCTAGTGCGGCTGGAATAACAATATCTCTAATACCAACGGTATTGCAGGTGATTCCCCAGGGATTAGTGTGTTCATCAAGTGTCGCCTGTAGATCGATTGCAATTTTTTCTCTGTTCTGCAGAAGATCTGCCAATTCATGCTTGCCGATATTATCACGCAACCCGGTTTGTGCAATGTAAGATACCGCAGTAATATAGTCTTGAACTTCCAATGCAGCTTTTTCCACATCCCAGACAGTCCAATACACAACAGCATCAACATTTACCGGAACTGTATCTTTGGTCAGAGTTTCTTCGGCTTTAAAATATGTAGTTCGAACTCGTTGGTCTATATAGCATGTTACACGATCCGCAATTGGAATTATTAAAAATAAACCGGGACCTTTCAGACCAATGAATTTTCCCATTCTCAAAACGACGGCTCTTTCCCATTGATCGGCAATTTTAAAAGAGGATGAGAATAATAATGATATAATAAACCATGCAGTTAAACCATAAATGCTTATAAACATAAAGACAAATAGAAGTGAACCGAGAATGGCCAGACAAATAAAAATAGTCATTGCAATAAGATTGAAATCATTTCTTCCTACTTCACGAGGATTCATTTGCTACCTCCCTTCTTTTTTTTTAGTTCATTAATTACTTCATCAATTTTGAAACCGTAACTAGATGTGATACTTAAAAATTCCGAACAAATGTTTGATAATTTACTCTCTAATTCATCCGAATCGATACGAGGTGGAATTGTACCGATGAATGTTCCGGTCCCTTGCTGGGTCTCAAGTACATTCTGGATCTCAAGTTCCTTGTATGCTTTCGATATTGTATTGAGATTTACTTTTAATAGAACCGCAAGAGAACGAACGGTGGGGAGTTGCTCTCCAACTTTCAGACTTCCTGAAGAAATTCCAAAACGAATCTGATCGACAATCTGTTTGTAGAAAGGAACTCCGCTCCTGGGGTCAAGTTTGAATTCAATCATAAGCATTTCCTTATAATTTATTCGATTTAGTTAATCAATGCAATAGTCTACTATTACACTAATAATATAGGGCACTGGTTATTTATTGTCAAGATAAATTTTTCTGCATCTTATAAAAAAGGAATCGAAGGAAGTACTTTAAATTTTTACGCATGATTCTTTAAAATAAAAAACCCTCGAAATAGTCGAGGGTTTGAAAAAAATCATTAAAGGAATTCTATTTAAACTTTCTTAAGAATTCCAATCTATCTTTTAAGTTCTCAACGGGAACCAATAATTTATCTTTTCCATAGATCGCATCATTTCTATTCGTGAAAACCAATTCATAATCTTTGCTCATAACAATTGCTTCTTCCGGACAAACTTCTTCGCAGAAACCGCAAAAGATGCAGCGCAGCATATTGATTTCAAACTTCTGCGGATATCTTTCTTTTTCCAATGCAGTTTCTGCCGCTTGTACTTCAATTGCCAATGCGGGACAAACACGGGAACATAATCCGCATGCAACACAACGTTCCGTTCCATTATTTTCTTGAACAAGAACAGGCCGGCCGCGGTATGATGACGGCGGTTCAAATTTTACCTCTGGATACTGCATCGTTACATTTGGACGAAACATATTCTTAAGAGTAAGTGCCATTCCTTTTACGATTTCGGGAATGTAGAGTTTCTGCAATATGTTTAAATCTTCTTTCCTTTTTTGTACCGGCATCTTTTACCTTTTAATCTTTTGCGAACTAAAGTTCGCACTACAAATTATAATCCAAAAATCATTATTAAT is a genomic window containing:
- a CDS encoding GntR family transcriptional regulator, encoding MIEFKLDPRSGVPFYKQIVDQIRFGISSGSLKVGEQLPTVRSLAVLLKVNLNTISKAYKELEIQNVLETQQGTGTFIGTIPPRIDSDELESKLSNICSEFLSITSSYGFKIDEVINELKKKKGGSK
- a CDS encoding YifB family Mg chelatase-like AAA ATPase, which produces MFSKILSGATFGIDAYLVEVETHYEKQLPSITIVGLPDNAVKESKERVLAAIKNSGIEFPLKKITINLAPADIKKEGSSFDLPIAVGILAATEIINPDLLNQTFILGELSLDGSLRKIKGALPITVEARRLGIKKIILPAESVKEASIVDGIEVYGLLNLTEVIQFLNEEAKFDPVYTNKDEIFSQVNTYMLDFSDVKGQENVKRALEIAAAGGHNILMIGPPGSGKTMLAKRFPSILPPLNFEEALETTKIHSIAGILRKDQALITERPFRSPHHTISDAALIGGGTIPRPGEVSYAHHGVLFLDELPEFKKNVLEVLRQPLEDYKVTVSRSKMSLEFPANFMLAAAMNP
- a CDS encoding slipin family protein, translated to MNPREVGRNDFNLIAMTIFICLAILGSLLFVFMFISIYGLTAWFIISLLFSSSFKIADQWERAVVLRMGKFIGLKGPGLFLIIPIADRVTCYIDQRVRTTYFKAEETLTKDTVPVNVDAVVYWTVWDVEKAALEVQDYITAVSYIAQTGLRDNIGKHELADLLQNREKIAIDLQATLDEHTNPWGITCNTVGIRDIVIPAALANAMSKQAQAERERQARVILGTAETEIAEKFAKASENYKNNPVALQLRGMNMLFEGLKEKGSLIIVPSSALESMNLGAVGGLAALAQNAAEKN
- the nuoI gene encoding NADH-quinone oxidoreductase subunit NuoI, whose protein sequence is MPVQKRKEDLNILQKLYIPEIVKGMALTLKNMFRPNVTMQYPEVKFEPPSSYRGRPVLVQENNGTERCVACGLCSRVCPALAIEVQAAETALEKERYPQKFEINMLRCIFCGFCEEVCPEEAIVMSKDYELVFTNRNDAIYGKDKLLVPVENLKDRLEFLRKFK